The window GCCTTGCGTTTGCGTTATCGAATAGAAATGCGCTGTATTTGCGCAAAAATAAGGTTTGAAACTGATGCTCTCTATCAGAATGATCCCAAATGGAAAGGTGTCAAACTGGGGCATGATAATAAAGAAACCATTGGTACGTGGGGATGTTTATTGACATCTATGACAATGGTGGCAAATGGATTTGGTAATAATGAAACGCCCGAATCGCTGAATAAAAAGCTAAAATCAGCGGGCGGGTTCCAGGGGGCATTGGTCATTCCGGCGATGTTGCCTTCGGTGTGTCCTGGGATTGTCTACAAAGGGTATCAACCCTGCGAGAATAATCCGGCGCCGTTGGCCCAGATTGATGCCGCGTTGGCTGCCGGGATGCCAGTCATCGCTCAGGTAGACTGGTCACCTAAAGCTGGTTTGCAAACACACTGGATCGTGATATACAGCAAAGAAGGCGACCGCTACTTGATGAAAGACCCTTATCGCTATCGCGGCGATGCGCCCGATAAAAAACTCTACCTCACTGACCGCTACAAACACACGGGGAAGAACCCAGGTCAGGCCATAACCGGCACAGTCTGGTTCGAGGGCACTCCTTCTGGGGGCGGCACTACCACAGTTACTGTGAACGCAGCCGCAAAGCCAGAGAAAGTACCTGTTCCCGATAACACATTTACTGCCTTTGGCACCGCCGATGGTTTAGCCTTCCGCGGCTCACCATCGATTGGAGGCGCGTTAATTACTCGCTTGCCCCTGCATGTTGAACTGACTTCGCTTGAACCGAATGCCCAAAACAAAATTGGCGTAATGAATGAGTGGCTGCATGTGCAAGCGCCGAGCGGCGACCAAGGTTACGTGGCGGCCTGGTATGTCTCAAAATCGAAAGAAGAGGAAGAAGAGAAAGCTGCGGCACCGAAAACAGGCGATAATAGCCTGGTGGTGCGCCCCACGACAGGTGGGCTGGCTTTCCGCACAACAACTCGGGTTTCTCCGCAAACTTTGATCAAACGTCTACCAGCAGGTGCTTCCCTCGTGGTGCAGGAGCCAATTGCCGTAGCGAAAAAGAAGATTGGCGCGCGCGGCAAATGGCTCAAAGTTAAAGATGTCACCGGGCAGGTTGGGTACGTGGCAGGTTGGTATGTGACCCCGGATGGAGAACCAGCGCTGGGTGTTCGTCAAGACCAAAAGAGCGCCAAACCCACCGACGACGATGATATTGTGTTACGCACCACAACTGAAGGTGTAGCTCTGCGCAAGGAGACGGTAGTGGCGCCACACACACTTATTAAGCGCATGCCCAATGCCTCCGAATTACTTTTGCTGGATGAAGCAGAAGAAAGCAAAATTGGCGCGAACGGGCAATGGCTGCGAGTACGGGATATTGAAGGGGATGAAGGTCATGTCGCAGCCTGGTATGTGACAAGGCGGTAAAGATTGAGTACGCTGCAAGGGTGACGATGTATGTATCTACAAGTCACCCTTGAACTTTGTATCTATCAAGCATCAGGCGAATACTCTTTGGTAGGTGCCAAGCGTTTTATCTCTTCAGGAGACAGCAATATGGCAAAAATAATTATGCTCCATTCGTTCCGCGGGGGTACCGGGAAGACCAATACGTCAGCAAATATTGGGGCGTTGCTAGCGATGAGCGGCCTTCGGGTGGCTGTCGTAGATGTAGATATTCAATCGCCAGGCATTCACACCTTGTTTGGCGTTGACGATAAATCTATGGGGAAAACACTGAATAATTATTTGTGGGGCGAATGTGCAATTGAAGATGCCGCCCTGGATGTGACCGATCAATTGGGCGGAAAAGCCGAAGGCAAATTCTTCCTGATCCCATCCAGTATCAAAGCCAGCGATATCGCCCGGATTTTGCGTGATGGCTATACGGTCAACTTACTTGATGAAGGTTTTAAAAGCCTGCAAAACAAGCTTGAACTGGACGCATTGATTATTGATACGCATCCAGGGCTAAATGATGAAATTTTGCTATCAATGGCGTTTGCCGATGCCCTGGGCATTATCTTGCGCCCCGATCAACAAGATTACCAGGGAACCAGCATCTCAGTAAAACTTGCTCGCAACCTCGAAGTGGAAAATATACTTTTAATCGTGAATAAATCGCCACAATTATTCAATGATGAAACGGTGAAGTCACGCGTTGAGGAAGCCTATAATGCAGAGGTTATTGCTGTAGTTCCGCATTCCGATGAAATGATGGCGCTATCCAGCGCGAAATTATTTGTGCTGGAATACCCGGATGATCCCGTAACAACTCACTTCAAAAAATTAGCTGTACGCTGTATGTCCTAGTGCTTCTGGTTCAGGGATGCAACGACAATAGTTCTAAGGAATGAACAAAAGCCAGTATGCAAATTCAACAAGAATTTTTCTCCGACAATGGTCGGTCGGCATTACCCATTGTCCCACAACAATCTGATGATCCACTAGCCGGATATGCCCTACAATTATTGGCGCGTCGAATCCCAGAATTGCCTCTGGATACTGTTTTACTTGAAATGGAAGCGCTCGCTGAACGCGAGCAAATCCCCATTATCGGCCCGCTGGAAGGCGCCATCATTCAGGCGCTGCTTCAAATGCGTCACCCAGCACCGCGCTGCGTGTTGGATATAGGTACATCCATCGGGTATTCAGCATTATGGTTGGCACGTGGCCTCCCCGCTGAGAGCAAAGTCGTCAGCATCGAGATTGATCCGCAGCGTGTTCGTCTGGCACGTAAGTTCGTTGAGAAAGCCGGATACCAGCACCAGATTGAGATCATCGAAGGCGACGTGATGGAGTTATTGCCCACCTTGGGGATGTTTGAACTAATTTTACAGGATGTCATTAAGCACGTATACTTTGGGAAAAGCGCACAATTATCGTTGCAATTGCTGGATTATTGCCTCGAACATCTGGTGGATGGCGGTGTGCTACTAGGCGATAATGCTTTTTGTATGGGTGAAGTACTTCTGGAAGATGCGGATGAACTTCCGGTGCAGGTGCTTGGCATCAAAGCCTATAATGATCTGGTTGCAACTCACCGTCAACTCGATAGCGTTATTCTCCCGGTACGAGACGGTCTGTGGCTATCGCATAAACGCGGTTAGCAAAAATATAAGGAGAGCCGCATGAAAATACTAAAATCAATAGGAATGAATTGGTCCTTGCCTACCAAGATCGCGGTCGCATTTTTATTGGCCGCGCTATTGCCCTCGCTTGCGGTTTCGGTGTATCAATTTGATACTGGGTCTACTTTGCTGCACGATTTGGCCCTAGATGAAATCCATTTACTGGCATCTGGTGTGGCCGGGCGCCTAGACCAACTTTTTGATGATACAGAAATTGTGGCATCGCAGATCAGTACAGACCCCACCGTACTCGGCATTCTGCTAGAGCCCGACAATGAAGCCGCGCGTACAGCCATCGAAGAACGCTTTTGGGATATTCTGCGCTCAAATCCAGACTATGAATATGTATACCTGCTGCAAGAAAATGGCGATGTAATTGTTTCAATCCAGCAGCCTGGGCTTCCTACAGTTCAAGGCGGCAATTTCAGTAATCGAAAATATTTTAGCGAGGCCATTGCAGGTCGCAGTCATATTGATGCGCTAGTTGGGCGAAATAGTATGCAATTGGGATTTTATTTTTCACACCCGGTCGTAGATGCCCAGGAAGGCATTGTGGGTGTAGTTGCACTTAAACTGAAAGGCAGTGCGATTACCAGTATCATCAACGATTTCGATGAGAGCAGCGGAGCGGTTTCTGTATTTTTGGTTGATCACGACGGTATTGTGGTCAGCGCTCCCAGTTACGCATCGGAGTGGCACCTCAAAGGGCTGGTTAAATTATCCGCCGATGAAGCCGCGGAAGTTGAAAAGCGCTTTGTCATGGATGAGCCACTTACATATTTAGACATCCCTGAACTAACCAAACTCACCAAGTATAACAATGGCATCACCGAATATCTCGATGAAGTGATGGATGCTATCTATATTGTTGGCTATAAAACCACCGAGAATCTGACCTGGGTTGTGGGGGTCTCCATGTCCGATGAGTATTTCCGCGCCCCGATGGTAGACCTGGCATGGCAGAGCCTCGCTGCGGTGGGAGTAATGATCGTTATCATTGTTTTGCTGGCCCTGATGCTGGGACGCGGTATTGCCCAACCGGTGCTAAAACTGGCTCATGTTGCCCAAGACGTTGAAGATCACAAACCCTATTCTCCAGAAGATATTGCCGATGTGATGTCTCTGGGCGATGAAGTCGGACATCTGGCGCGCGTGTTTAACGATATGATTTTGGCATTGCGGGCACGTATGGCTGAACTGCAAACCATCTACGAGATTGGCAATAAAATTAGCTCCAGCGTTGAACTCGAAGATACGCTCCGTGATGTAATTGATTCCCTCGGCAATGTGATCAGTTTTGAAGCCGCGGAAATTTGTCTTTACGATACCCGAGACAAACATTTGTTGCTCTATGTCACCCGCGATGATGTCTTCAGCGACGATGAAACGGTTGAAAAATCGATTTACAGCCCCAAAGAAGATTACTTCCCACGCCTCTTTACCGACCGGCACGGGTTGCTGGTTCCAAATATGGACGCGTTCGAAAAATATCGGATGACAACGGCGCGTTCCTGGGATGCTTTTGCTCCAAAATCCTATTTGGGTGTTTCCTTGCGCCACCAGAGCCGTGTCGTTGGTACAATTGAATTGGTTAGCAGTGTTGTAAATGCTTTTAATGAAGATAATTGCCGTATCTTAGAGAGCATCTCCATTCAGGCTGCTGTCGCTCTCAGCAACGCCCAAGAAGTGCGCGAGCGCGAACGTCGTCTGGTAAATATGGAAATTGTCGTCGATGATGGGCGTGTTGATAACGAATTAGAAGTTGTTACGAAACGCCCCTTCTTCCAGGAGTTAAAGCAAAAGGTTTCCAAGCGCAAATCTTCATAAAGCCTATACATTGCGCGCTCAAATTAGTGCATTTTTAGCACATTGAACAGGTCTCCGGCAACAGAGATGTATGGATCAGGTTTCGTGTCCAATACGTTTCTGTTGCCAGCTTTTTAGAAGCTCTAAATAAGGTTATTCGATTTCCGGGAGGAACCTATGCTCTCGATACCAGAAAAGATCAGTTTCCTGCGCAAAGTATCGGCATTTGAAGAATTGACCCGTGAACAGCTCATCGCGTTAGCAGAGATTTGCAACGAACGATCTTTTAGCCAGGGAGATAATATTTTCCGCCAGGGCGATATTGGCGGAGTTTTGCATATAGTTATTTCTGGAAAAGTGACTATTGAACGCGAACTTCAGCAGCAAAGTAATAAAGTTTCCATTATGCAGGTAGAACCCTACGACTATTTAGGTGAGATGTCGTTGTTTTATGACGCGCCACGCTCGGTAGCTGCGGCAGCCATGGAAGATACGATCACATTGGAAATGGAAAACGATGGCTTTATGAAAATTATCCGCGATGATCCTGATTTGTTGATTGAATTCTGCCGCGTACTCAGCGTTCGGCTGTGCGAAGCTTACGATAAAATAGCAGAAGCAAATATGGATAAAAAACCACGTGAATTACGTAAACTCTATGACAAACTCGATTTCTAAGGAAGGTACTCAATGAATGATGCGACGCCTCATAACCAATTGCTCGAAACTGCCTGGCGGCGTTTTGCTACTTTAGATAAAAACGCCATCAGTGTGCAAAAACAATATATCCGTCTGCGCAGAATTATGGCCGTCTTGGGAGTATTGGCTGTGCTCTTTGCCATTTTGGTAGATAACTATAGTCAGCCAAATACTGTGGTCGCATACATTTTGCAGGGGTTTCTTATTCTTATGCCAATTTCAGTTTCGATATTTGCCGCGTTTACCAACAAATTTCAGCAAGGACAGAAATACATCTCTTACCGGGCCGCGGCTGAATCTATTCTCAAAGAGATTTACCTCTACCGTACAGCGAACAAAAATGAGCCGAATCGTAATCGAATCCTCAGCGACCGCCTGGCAACCATTCAGCGAGATTTGTTTCGCGGCGCCGGTGGCGAGTTGGTGCTGACCGAATTTCAGGGTGATGTGCCCCCCTACTACGATCCCAAGAAAAATGTTGGCGACCCGGGTTTTGACAATCTTGCCGGTGATGCGTATCTAACGTATCGCCTGGAAGACCAACTGGCCTGGCACATCAAACAAAACCTGAAACTGCAACGCGACCGCAAGCGCATCCAGTGGGCCATTCTGATCTTTGGCGGGGTAGGGGCCTTCTTGGCAGCCTGGGGCGGTTCAATGGCGTTATGGGTAGCCTTTACCGCGGCAATTGCCTCGGCGCTGGTTGGTTGGGAAGAATTGCGCGGCCTGGATATGCGCGTGGGCAATTACAGTCAGGTTATTTTGGAGTTGAACATCATCCGCGACTGGTGGTTTACGTTGGGAGATGAACAGCGCGCCGACAAAAATATCAGCAGGCTGGCTGAGAAAACCGAAAAAGCGCTATTCGACAAAAACCTCGAATGGGCAGGCGCCATGCGCAAAGCCCTGGCAGAGGCTGAAGGCGATGAAGCTGATTTGGTGGAACATTTTGTTGAAGAGGGCCGTGAAGTTACCGCTCGCATTCAAGCAAAACTCTATGATGAAGTGGAAGAAATCTTTGATGAAAATATTGGCGAGGTTGCCGAGCGGGTTGAATCTGTAATTGAAGATTCGAGCGACGTTCTGGGTAGCCTGTTTGCGGGACTTACTGCCATCAATGAAGATGAACTCGATTTACCGCCCGAAGAAGCTGCGGCAGACATCATTGATGATGCGCTGGAAGGCGTTTTTGATGATCCTTTTGCGGCTTATGAAGATGAGGCTGTCAAAGAAGATGAAACCTTCTTTGATCTCCCCCCGGAGGCAGAATCGGCTCCGGAACCAGCATACAGCCCTCCCCCCGAACCGAAAACCGTTGAAAGCGCCGTTGATGCCGCAATTGCTGCCTCGTCGTTGTTTTCAGATGAATCCGAAGAAATTCCCGTGGAAGAAGCTACACAAGTCACACTATTTGATGATGAAGCTGAAATTGTGGCTGAATCTGAAAGCGAAGAACTGGATGATGACCCCGAAGCTGAAGGCGATATGCACGAAACCTGGGATGATGACGACACGGATCAGGATGGTGATATGCACGAAGTTTGGGATGACGAAGATGATGCCTTCGAATACGATGGCGATGTAAGCGAATCCTGGGATGATTAGCTTTTAGCTTCACCCCTGAGGAGGGCACAATGAGCAAACTTGGCGATGCATTCAAAAACTTATTGTCTGCGGAAGATGACGAAATAACAACAGTGGATGAAGTTGTAATAACACAAGGCGCGGAGGAAACTGAGATGGTTGATACGAAACTGGAAGAAGCTGCTGTTGAAAGCGCTGTCGAATCTGTAAAAGCCTCGGTGAGGGTAGCGGTAGAAGAAGCCGTTAGAGATGCGATTGCAGAGGCCAAAGGGACAGTTACAGACGCAATTCAGGAAGTGGTAGAAGACACGAATCTTGTTGCCATACCTCCAGCATCTCAACCCGGCAAAGAAGAATCGCGCGAAGCTCGCCCCCACGCCTTTGTAGTGATGCCTTTTGGCAAAAAGAAAGGTTTCGATGGTACCGAGATTGATTTCAATGCCATTTATCAAGACTTGATCAGACCTGCCCTGGAAGAAGCCGGTTTTGAACCTTTCCGTGCGGATGAAGAAACGACTACGGGCGATATTCTCACGGATATGTTTCAGGAATTACTCCTGGCTGATTTGGCAATCTGCGATTTGAGCATTGATAATGCCAATGTATATTACGAACTGGGCATTCGCCATGCGTTCCGCAAACGCGGCGTGGTGCATATTCAATCGGGGCGCGCCTATATGCCCTTTGATATTTTCAATGTGCGCACGATTCCGTATCACACAACTGATGAAGGCCTGCCTGACCCTGAATTTCTAGAGAAAGATATTCAGGCCATTTCGCGCGTTTGCCGTGATACTTGGGCTTCCGATCAGGAGGCCATTCACAGCCCGGTGTTCAATCTGCTAACCGGGCTGGAAGAACCCGATCGCAAAACCCTGCGCACACCGCTGGCAACTGGTTTCTGGCGCGAATATAATGAGTGGAAAGAACGCGTCACCGTGGCGCAGCGTCAGAAGCGCATCGGCGACATTATGCTGCTGACGGAAGAAATCAGCAATCCGCTGATTAAAGAAGAAGCCATTAATCAGGCCGGTCAGGCACTGCGCAGTATGGGACGGCACGAACTGGCTTTGCAGCAATATCGCCAGGGGATTGAACTGAACTCAAAAAACACCGAATTTCGCCGCCAGGAGGCTTTCCACCTGAACCGCTTGGGGCGCGTAGACGAAGCCATCGTCAAGCTGGAAAATTTGCTCGAAGAGGAACACAGCGACACAGAGGCGATCTCCTATTTGGGGCGCATCTACAAAGATATGTGGACCGAATCCTGGGAGCAGATCGGCGACGAAAAAGTGCGCCTGCAAGAAGCGTTTGATGCATCGCATTGGCTGGTCAAATCCATTCAGACCTACCTCAAAGGTTTTTACTTCAATCTCAACGAGTATTATCCCGGCATCAATGCCCTGACGCTCTCCATCATCCTCGACCACCTGGCTGAAATGTATGACGAGGGCGATGATCCCGATGTTCAGGCTGTGCGCGATTTGCTTTCCAACCTCAAAGGGACGCTGGAACTGGCGCTCGAACATCTCTCGCAAGATGACAGCAGCGATTACTGGACTTTGGTTTCCCTGGCCGAGTTATTGGTGATGACCTCGGATAACCCCAAAACTGTAAAACGCGCTTACAAAAAGGCGCTCACTGCGGCTCGCAAGAATATCTTCTTCCTGGAATCATCCATCAGCCAGCTCGAAATTTTGAGTTCGTTGGCCCTGCGTCCGGAATATGTAAAGGTGGGGGTTGAAGTTCTCAAAGATGAAATTCGCCGCATCCGTAAGGAACAACCCGAAGAAGAGAAGGATGAAATTGAAGACCCCAAAGCGAAAGACGAGCGCGTGATCCTGTTTGCCGGGCATAAGATGGACCGCGATGGACAAACCGAGCGCCGCTTCGTGACAGAGATGGAAAAAGAAGCCCGCAAGCGCATTGACGCCGCACTCGACAAATTCGATATTGGCAATGACGATTTGGGCGTAACCGCAGGGGCAGCCTGCGGCGGTGAGATCATTTTTATTGAGGCCTGCCTGGAGCGGGGGATGAAAGTTGAAGTCCACCTGCCTTATAGCGAGCCGCAATATATCAAACAGAATATTAGTTTCGCTGGCGATGCGTGGGTAGAGCGCTTCTACAATCTGCGCAATCACCCCGATGTCAATATCAGCTTCCAGCTTGACCATGTGGGTAAGGTAAAAACTGGAGATGATCTTTATAAGCGTAACAACCGCTGGGCGCTGTACTCCTCGTTGTTGTTGGGCATCGATCGAGCACGCTTGGTGGCTTTGTGGGATGGCAAGGGCACAGATGTAGATCGGGATGGCGAGTTGGTCAACCACATGGTTGAAGAAATGCGCCACATGGGCGGTTTTGTGGAGCATATCAACACCACCAAATTTGACTACTGGCAGGCCGGTGGCAAAGTTGGCGCTGCCCTCGATAAGCTGGCAGGGCTGGATATGTAACCCCCACCCCTGACCCCGCCCCCAATTTGGGAGAGGGGGATCCGCGAATAAAAAAACAGATGAGCCGTAACAATGTTGCGGCTCATCTGTTTTTTCGAAAATGAGCGTGAGCGTTACTCAGAAACCTTCAAAACACCAAATCCCTTCGTTGCATAATACACCAGGCGCGGCTGATTGGTGTCGAATTGGATCGCCTGGATTTCGATACCTGTCAACTCCGTTGGGCCTGCTTTCCAGGTTGCCCCGCCATCATCTGAAATAAATGCTCCCTCAGTTGTGCCTGCGTAAATCAGGTTAGCGCGTGTGGGATGCGCGGCAATACTCGTCACCA of the Chloroflexota bacterium genome contains:
- a CDS encoding GAF domain-containing protein, producing MKILKSIGMNWSLPTKIAVAFLLAALLPSLAVSVYQFDTGSTLLHDLALDEIHLLASGVAGRLDQLFDDTEIVASQISTDPTVLGILLEPDNEAARTAIEERFWDILRSNPDYEYVYLLQENGDVIVSIQQPGLPTVQGGNFSNRKYFSEAIAGRSHIDALVGRNSMQLGFYFSHPVVDAQEGIVGVVALKLKGSAITSIINDFDESSGAVSVFLVDHDGIVVSAPSYASEWHLKGLVKLSADEAAEVEKRFVMDEPLTYLDIPELTKLTKYNNGITEYLDEVMDAIYIVGYKTTENLTWVVGVSMSDEYFRAPMVDLAWQSLAAVGVMIVIIVLLALMLGRGIAQPVLKLAHVAQDVEDHKPYSPEDIADVMSLGDEVGHLARVFNDMILALRARMAELQTIYEIGNKISSSVELEDTLRDVIDSLGNVISFEAAEICLYDTRDKHLLLYVTRDDVFSDDETVEKSIYSPKEDYFPRLFTDRHGLLVPNMDAFEKYRMTTARSWDAFAPKSYLGVSLRHQSRVVGTIELVSSVVNAFNEDNCRILESISIQAAVALSNAQEVRERERRLVNMEIVVDDGRVDNELEVVTKRPFFQELKQKVSKRKSS
- a CDS encoding cyclic nucleotide-binding domain-containing protein, which translates into the protein MLSIPEKISFLRKVSAFEELTREQLIALAEICNERSFSQGDNIFRQGDIGGVLHIVISGKVTIERELQQQSNKVSIMQVEPYDYLGEMSLFYDAPRSVAAAAMEDTITLEMENDGFMKIIRDDPDLLIEFCRVLSVRLCEAYDKIAEANMDKKPRELRKLYDKLDF
- a CDS encoding DUF4071 domain-containing protein, which encodes MVDTKLEEAAVESAVESVKASVRVAVEEAVRDAIAEAKGTVTDAIQEVVEDTNLVAIPPASQPGKEESREARPHAFVVMPFGKKKGFDGTEIDFNAIYQDLIRPALEEAGFEPFRADEETTTGDILTDMFQELLLADLAICDLSIDNANVYYELGIRHAFRKRGVVHIQSGRAYMPFDIFNVRTIPYHTTDEGLPDPEFLEKDIQAISRVCRDTWASDQEAIHSPVFNLLTGLEEPDRKTLRTPLATGFWREYNEWKERVTVAQRQKRIGDIMLLTEEISNPLIKEEAINQAGQALRSMGRHELALQQYRQGIELNSKNTEFRRQEAFHLNRLGRVDEAIVKLENLLEEEHSDTEAISYLGRIYKDMWTESWEQIGDEKVRLQEAFDASHWLVKSIQTYLKGFYFNLNEYYPGINALTLSIILDHLAEMYDEGDDPDVQAVRDLLSNLKGTLELALEHLSQDDSSDYWTLVSLAELLVMTSDNPKTVKRAYKKALTAARKNIFFLESSISQLEILSSLALRPEYVKVGVEVLKDEIRRIRKEQPEEEKDEIEDPKAKDERVILFAGHKMDRDGQTERRFVTEMEKEARKRIDAALDKFDIGNDDLGVTAGAACGGEIIFIEACLERGMKVEVHLPYSEPQYIKQNISFAGDAWVERFYNLRNHPDVNISFQLDHVGKVKTGDDLYKRNNRWALYSSLLLGIDRARLVALWDGKGTDVDRDGELVNHMVEEMRHMGGFVEHINTTKFDYWQAGGKVGAALDKLAGLDM
- a CDS encoding DUF4231 domain-containing protein — protein: MNDATPHNQLLETAWRRFATLDKNAISVQKQYIRLRRIMAVLGVLAVLFAILVDNYSQPNTVVAYILQGFLILMPISVSIFAAFTNKFQQGQKYISYRAAAESILKEIYLYRTANKNEPNRNRILSDRLATIQRDLFRGAGGELVLTEFQGDVPPYYDPKKNVGDPGFDNLAGDAYLTYRLEDQLAWHIKQNLKLQRDRKRIQWAILIFGGVGAFLAAWGGSMALWVAFTAAIASALVGWEELRGLDMRVGNYSQVILELNIIRDWWFTLGDEQRADKNISRLAEKTEKALFDKNLEWAGAMRKALAEAEGDEADLVEHFVEEGREVTARIQAKLYDEVEEIFDENIGEVAERVESVIEDSSDVLGSLFAGLTAINEDELDLPPEEAAADIIDDALEGVFDDPFAAYEDEAVKEDETFFDLPPEAESAPEPAYSPPPEPKTVESAVDAAIAASSLFSDESEEIPVEEATQVTLFDDEAEIVAESESEELDDDPEAEGDMHETWDDDDTDQDGDMHEVWDDEDDAFEYDGDVSESWDD
- a CDS encoding MinD/ParA family protein codes for the protein MAKIIMLHSFRGGTGKTNTSANIGALLAMSGLRVAVVDVDIQSPGIHTLFGVDDKSMGKTLNNYLWGECAIEDAALDVTDQLGGKAEGKFFLIPSSIKASDIARILRDGYTVNLLDEGFKSLQNKLELDALIIDTHPGLNDEILLSMAFADALGIILRPDQQDYQGTSISVKLARNLEVENILLIVNKSPQLFNDETVKSRVEEAYNAEVIAVVPHSDEMMALSSAKLFVLEYPDDPVTTHFKKLAVRCMS
- a CDS encoding O-methyltransferase, whose translation is MQIQQEFFSDNGRSALPIVPQQSDDPLAGYALQLLARRIPELPLDTVLLEMEALAEREQIPIIGPLEGAIIQALLQMRHPAPRCVLDIGTSIGYSALWLARGLPAESKVVSIEIDPQRVRLARKFVEKAGYQHQIEIIEGDVMELLPTLGMFELILQDVIKHVYFGKSAQLSLQLLDYCLEHLVDGGVLLGDNAFCMGEVLLEDADELPVQVLGIKAYNDLVATHRQLDSVILPVRDGLWLSHKRG